The proteins below are encoded in one region of Akkermansiaceae bacterium:
- a CDS encoding DUF5009 domain-containing protein has protein sequence MTAETDEEKPSTDDEPTTTSEQSNNEGSFVKSKRLKSLDALRGFDMLWIVGGHTLAGAMAKFTDWEWVKWFSGQLHHPGWSGFTLYDLIFPLFLFLAGVAMPYSLGRQVELGKSKWQLLRKVAVRAALLVFLGAVYNGLFAWKPLADTRLCSVLGYIGLAYFFAALIYLFSNTRHQIIWSLGILFGYWAALMWIPVPGHGAGVLTPEDCITGFIDRSLLPWKFNIAGQLYDSQGLFVTIPAIVTALLGALTGQFIRHTKLNPFAIGGILIAAGIVCYGLAKLWGTQLFISKELWNPTFVLHCAGWSLMLLGIFYLIIDALGFWRWSFFLIVIGMNSITIYLAVRMVNFQHTSNFLFGGLISKFGSPSLQPVLASIAYILTWWLVLLFMYRKKIFLRV, from the coding sequence ATGACTGCTGAAACCGATGAGGAGAAACCGTCAACCGATGACGAGCCCACCACGACTTCGGAGCAATCTAACAATGAAGGGTCTTTCGTCAAGTCCAAGCGGCTCAAGTCACTTGATGCCCTGCGCGGTTTTGACATGCTCTGGATTGTCGGTGGTCACACCCTTGCCGGAGCCATGGCCAAATTCACCGATTGGGAATGGGTCAAATGGTTTTCCGGTCAGCTGCACCATCCGGGTTGGAGTGGATTCACTTTGTATGATCTCATTTTCCCCCTCTTCCTCTTTCTAGCAGGTGTTGCCATGCCCTATTCGTTAGGTAGACAGGTCGAGCTTGGAAAATCAAAATGGCAGCTGCTTAGAAAAGTCGCTGTCCGGGCAGCCCTGCTCGTTTTCCTAGGTGCTGTTTATAACGGGCTGTTTGCATGGAAGCCGCTTGCGGATACCCGCCTGTGCAGTGTGCTGGGCTATATCGGCCTCGCTTATTTCTTTGCCGCCCTAATCTACCTGTTTAGCAACACCCGTCACCAGATCATCTGGTCGCTGGGTATCCTCTTTGGTTACTGGGCGGCCTTGATGTGGATTCCTGTGCCCGGTCACGGGGCAGGAGTATTGACACCGGAAGACTGTATCACCGGCTTTATTGATCGCTCGTTGCTGCCATGGAAATTCAATATTGCGGGGCAGCTCTACGATTCCCAGGGCTTGTTTGTCACCATTCCAGCGATCGTCACCGCATTGCTGGGAGCGCTCACAGGGCAATTTATCAGGCACACCAAACTGAACCCATTTGCCATTGGCGGAATTCTGATTGCCGCCGGAATCGTCTGCTACGGTCTTGCCAAACTCTGGGGCACGCAGCTGTTCATCAGCAAGGAACTCTGGAACCCGACCTTTGTGCTGCACTGCGCCGGATGGAGCCTGATGTTACTCGGTATATTCTACCTGATCATCGATGCCCTCGGCTTCTGGCGCTGGTCGTTTTTCCTGATCGTCATTGGTATGAACTCGATCACGATCTACCTCGCTGTGCGCATGGTCAACTTCCAACACACCTCCAATTTCCTATTTGGCGGTTTGATCAGCAAGTTTGGAAGCCCCAGCCTCCAGCCCGTCCTGGCTTCCATTGCCTACATTCTAACATGGTGGCTGGTGTTGCTGTTCATGTATCGTAAAAAAATCTTCCTCCGAGTATGA
- a CDS encoding helix-turn-helix transcriptional regulator — MAEEDWLDLKTTRYRTIIDLRTCLDGDVSALGHYHYDHAMPPIPEQKSSKRLVFGFLISGLQRYRVDGQDLILRGGQGIRFLPGSVYSSAGLPEQRGEFYWLVVDAPIGRKICLPGFKQDAADRWWSKAVDPQSPRRFPISKQARVRLTRLFQADLPSSDPMVLTELWMHCGLLLLSLYDVLGAGSDQHTSEAVMKSLKYIENHLSNTELDAGKLAAAAGMSPSRYHTKFKDETGLPPAEYIRHRRIIEAQRILSRPNAPGITDLAMLLGFSSSQYFATVFKRYTRVSPSQWMHKNKLS, encoded by the coding sequence ATGGCTGAGGAGGATTGGCTGGATTTAAAAACAACCCGCTATCGGACGATCATTGATTTGCGTACCTGCCTGGACGGGGATGTTTCCGCCTTGGGGCACTATCACTACGATCATGCCATGCCTCCGATTCCTGAGCAGAAAAGCAGTAAGCGTTTAGTGTTTGGCTTTTTAATCTCCGGTTTGCAGAGGTATCGCGTCGATGGCCAGGACCTGATACTGCGCGGCGGCCAGGGGATTCGTTTTTTGCCGGGTTCCGTCTATAGCAGCGCTGGGTTGCCTGAACAGCGGGGGGAGTTTTACTGGTTGGTCGTGGATGCCCCGATAGGCAGGAAAATTTGTTTGCCCGGTTTCAAGCAGGATGCTGCGGACAGGTGGTGGAGTAAGGCGGTAGACCCGCAATCCCCCAGAAGGTTTCCTATTTCCAAACAAGCCCGGGTTCGTCTAACCCGTCTCTTTCAAGCTGACCTACCAAGTTCCGACCCGATGGTGTTGACCGAATTATGGATGCACTGCGGGCTGCTGTTGCTTAGCTTGTATGATGTGTTAGGAGCTGGATCGGACCAGCATACATCCGAAGCGGTTATGAAGTCTTTGAAATATATCGAAAACCATTTATCCAATACCGAGTTAGACGCGGGCAAGCTGGCTGCAGCGGCCGGTATGTCGCCAAGTCGTTACCATACAAAATTCAAGGATGAGACAGGCTTACCACCAGCGGAATACATAAGGCATCGGCGGATTATCGAAGCCCAGCGGATATTGTCGCGACCGAACGCTCCGGGCATAACCGATTTGGCCATGCTGTTAGGCTTTAGCTCATCGCAGTATTTCGCAACAGTTTTCAAGCGCTATACCAGGGTATCACCCAGCCAATGGATGCATAAAAACAAGCTGTCTTAG